One part of the Aurantibacillus circumpalustris genome encodes these proteins:
- a CDS encoding LytR/AlgR family response regulator transcription factor, translating to MQKYRAVIIDDEEDSRSNTRNMIQNYCEEIEIVGEADNGPDGKKKIQELKPHVVFLDINMPGMNGFQMLEGIYNRDFQVVFLTAYSEHGITAVKAGATDYLLKPLMLNELQGAIRKVVQHYESKGAPSGASKPEENKNLVLINHSKGFTLVDFRDIIWLEASDNYTNLYLNGQKKIIASKTLKEFETILPDQDFFRIHRSALINIHYMKEYTNNEGGEVILSEGTHVQVSKARTQEFAEFIKSRSVSPK from the coding sequence ATGCAAAAATACAGGGCAGTAATAATCGACGACGAGGAAGATAGCAGAAGTAATACCCGCAATATGATTCAAAACTATTGTGAAGAAATTGAAATTGTTGGTGAAGCGGACAATGGTCCAGATGGGAAAAAGAAAATTCAGGAATTAAAACCGCATGTAGTCTTTTTAGACATTAATATGCCGGGCATGAATGGCTTCCAAATGTTGGAAGGAATTTATAACCGTGATTTTCAAGTTGTATTCTTAACTGCTTACAGCGAACATGGCATCACAGCAGTAAAAGCAGGTGCAACAGATTATCTTCTAAAACCACTTATGTTGAATGAGCTACAAGGCGCCATTCGTAAAGTTGTACAACATTATGAATCTAAAGGTGCTCCATCAGGGGCTTCCAAACCTGAAGAAAATAAAAATCTTGTATTAATTAACCACAGTAAAGGATTTACCCTGGTAGATTTTCGTGATATTATTTGGCTTGAAGCCAGTGATAACTATACAAACCTTTATTTAAACGGACAAAAGAAAATTATTGCAAGTAAAACGCTTAAGGAATTTGAAACTATACTACCGGATCAAGATTTTTTCAGAATTCACCGTTCAGCCCTTATTAATATTCACTACATGAAAGAATATACAAATAACGAAGGCGGCGAAGTCATCTTGAGTGAAGGAACACATGTACAGGTAAGTAAAGCTCGCACACAAGAGTTTGCTGAGTTTATTAAGTCTCGATCTGTTTCTCCTAAATAA